In one window of Saprospiraceae bacterium DNA:
- a CDS encoding tetratricopeptide repeat protein: protein MNRLQNADSLCRISLQLDSLNHWSYGVLSEVYLNTHRIQDAENILLTGIRNNPKAVELLIALGKIYIFTQRIDDAARQFNKAIEVNPNNSETHFQLGLAYNQLKRYEESAMANRRVIELNPGNFMANFNLACALSMLNKTDEAFQQLEQAIQKGFNNYDNIQNDHDLDHLKDQKDNWNVLMKKYFPDQNKE from the coding sequence ATGAATCGTTTGCAAAATGCTGACAGCCTCTGTCGGATATCCCTTCAGCTGGATTCTCTGAATCACTGGTCTTATGGAGTTTTAAGTGAAGTGTATTTAAATACCCATCGTATTCAGGATGCTGAAAACATTTTGTTGACAGGTATTCGAAATAACCCGAAAGCTGTAGAATTGTTGATTGCTTTGGGGAAAATATACATCTTTACGCAGCGTATTGATGATGCCGCGAGACAATTCAATAAGGCCATAGAAGTAAATCCGAATAATTCAGAAACTCATTTTCAACTGGGACTGGCCTATAATCAATTGAAGCGATATGAAGAGTCCGCGATGGCAAACCGCAGAGTGATTGAGTTAAACCCTGGAAATTTTATGGCCAACTTCAATTTAGCATGTGCACTCAGTATGTTGAACAAAACTGATGAAGCTTTCCAACAATTGGAACAGGCCATCCAAAAAGGATTTAATAATTATGACAACATTCAAAATGATCATGATCTGGATCATTTAAAAGATCAAAAAGATAATTGGAACGTCTTGATGAAAAAATACTTCCCGGACCAAAATAAAGAATAA
- a CDS encoding tetratricopeptide repeat protein: MKILNNSKLGYCKPCIHNALGVTYARSGNFVEAEKHYSTAFQLDTTLDPLLINLTSLYLQLNRLPESETMANNGYKDILMIQEPIRY, translated from the coding sequence TTGAAAATTTTAAATAACAGCAAATTGGGATATTGCAAGCCTTGTATACACAATGCATTGGGAGTGACCTATGCCCGTTCTGGTAATTTTGTCGAAGCTGAAAAACATTATTCCACCGCGTTTCAACTGGATACGACATTAGATCCTCTACTTATAAATCTTACTTCTCTCTATCTTCAGTTAAACAGGCTTCCAGAATCAGAAACAATGGCAAACAATGGATACAAAGATATCCTAATGATTCAAGAGCCTATCAGGTATTAG